The following are encoded in a window of uncultured Ilyobacter sp. genomic DNA:
- a CDS encoding GNAT family N-acetyltransferase: MEVFHNENEKIFYIEKDGLVIAELTYVYGGEGKIAINHTYVEPEYRGSGLAKELALECVKYVRDKKYKIIPVCSFAVTFFKRHKEYEDILL, translated from the coding sequence ATGGAGGTTTTTCACAATGAAAATGAAAAAATATTTTATATTGAGAAAGATGGACTAGTAATTGCTGAGCTGACTTATGTCTACGGTGGTGAGGGTAAAATAGCTATAAATCACACATATGTTGAGCCTGAATATAGAGGCAGTGGGTTGGCAAAAGAACTTGCCTTAGAATGTGTAAAATACGTAAGAGATAAGAAATATAAGATAATTCCGGTGTGTAGTTTTGCAGTTACTTTTTTTAAAAGACACAAGGAGTACGAAGATATTTTGCTGTAG
- a CDS encoding YihY/virulence factor BrkB family protein: protein MKFVNNLRNFYSNIMNESLYTYDSSKKKAASLVRMVVFTAENYKKTRSNLWASSISYYALLSIVPILAIAFSIAKGLGIEELIRNQILKNSPLQEDALEKLILFSEKLMSSAKGGVLAGVGFLFLGWSVIKIFTLIEKSFNEIWGVKRQRTIIRKFTDYFSIVLMFPLVLLLSNGVVTTLQMHFISEGSSLFFIIQWIPYLLLISFFTLLYLIIPNTKVNFYHALLAGIVVGILFQGLQLSMIKFQVVLLNYNKIYGSFSVIPIFMIWQKIVWIIIILGAHLSFILQNSYKFSYTIAGVNLTFASKRDILFIICHIMSKNYEEEGSPLTAGFIAEKLSIATGTVSEMLEILLQLDIILELFSPLEEREFKLKKNINTFTVREFVEVLENYGFIQNIQGDEEIMAAVTNFHKVYKGNKWETLIKDI, encoded by the coding sequence ATGAAGTTCGTCAACAATCTAAGGAATTTTTACAGTAATATAATGAACGAGAGTCTTTATACATATGATTCTAGTAAGAAAAAGGCAGCCTCTTTGGTAAGAATGGTTGTTTTCACAGCTGAAAACTACAAAAAAACCCGTTCAAACCTATGGGCCTCATCAATATCTTACTATGCACTGCTTTCTATAGTTCCAATCTTGGCAATAGCTTTTAGTATAGCCAAAGGGTTAGGAATAGAGGAATTGATCAGAAATCAGATTTTGAAAAACTCTCCTCTTCAAGAGGATGCCCTTGAAAAACTGATTCTGTTTTCTGAAAAGCTCATGTCAAGTGCTAAAGGCGGAGTGCTAGCAGGGGTAGGTTTTCTGTTCTTGGGATGGTCGGTCATAAAAATTTTTACTCTTATAGAAAAATCTTTCAACGAGATATGGGGTGTGAAAAGACAGCGGACTATAATCAGAAAATTTACAGATTATTTTTCAATAGTACTAATGTTTCCTTTAGTTTTGCTTCTCTCAAACGGTGTGGTTACAACTCTCCAAATGCATTTTATAAGTGAGGGATCTTCGCTGTTTTTTATAATACAATGGATACCTTATCTGCTATTGATATCATTTTTTACCCTGCTGTACCTTATTATTCCAAACACCAAGGTTAATTTTTACCACGCCCTTTTAGCAGGAATCGTGGTAGGAATACTCTTTCAGGGGCTTCAGCTCTCCATGATAAAATTTCAGGTTGTTCTCTTGAACTACAACAAGATTTACGGTAGTTTTTCTGTAATCCCTATTTTTATGATATGGCAGAAAATAGTCTGGATAATAATAATTTTGGGGGCCCATCTGTCTTTCATACTTCAGAATTCATACAAATTTAGCTACACTATAGCAGGGGTAAACCTTACATTTGCATCTAAGAGGGATATCCTGTTCATTATATGCCATATCATGTCAAAAAACTATGAGGAGGAGGGATCACCCCTGACTGCAGGATTCATAGCTGAAAAACTGTCCATAGCAACGGGAACGGTGAGTGAGATGTTAGAAATACTTTTGCAGTTGGATATCATTTTAGAACTTTTCTCTCCTTTAGAGGAAAGAGAGTTCAAACTAAAGAAAAACATAAATACTTTTACGGTAAGGGAGTTTGTAGAGGTTCTTGAAAATTACGGTTTTATCCAGAATATTCAGGGGGACGAAGAGATTATGGCCGCAGTTACAAATTTTCACAAAGTATATAAGGGAAACAAATGGGAAACACTTATTAAAGATATTTAA
- a CDS encoding SIMPL domain-containing protein, whose protein sequence is MKKIVVLLLFCFYISIYSETPITRTINVQGNSQVSAVPDTVTISAMAETIDIELSKAANENNRIMKDAREFLLKEGIDEDEIYTSRYTVSHQIERLSNNSPGIRKYFVRNQIIITSKRIDKIGEIVTALEKAKINNVQGLSYSSSKSKIYEKEAMVLAYKDAKEKAESIASLEGFSIIPMSINSNVYFPRNADYMMQAESFSKVAPAPIYTPKTIDITGNINVTFQLKK, encoded by the coding sequence ATGAAAAAAATAGTTGTTCTACTGTTGTTCTGTTTTTATATTTCTATCTATAGCGAAACACCTATAACGAGGACCATAAATGTCCAGGGAAACTCACAAGTATCTGCAGTTCCTGACACTGTCACTATAAGTGCCATGGCAGAAACCATAGATATAGAGCTCTCTAAGGCGGCAAATGAAAACAACAGAATAATGAAAGATGCCAGGGAGTTTTTATTGAAAGAGGGTATAGATGAGGATGAGATTTACACCTCTAGATACACGGTATCCCATCAGATAGAGAGGCTGTCAAATAATTCTCCTGGAATACGAAAATATTTTGTAAGGAACCAGATTATTATAACTTCAAAGAGAATAGATAAGATAGGGGAGATAGTTACAGCTCTTGAAAAAGCAAAAATAAATAATGTTCAGGGACTTAGTTATTCGTCTTCAAAAAGCAAGATATATGAAAAGGAAGCGATGGTATTGGCATACAAGGATGCCAAGGAAAAGGCTGAGTCGATAGCATCGTTAGAGGGATTTTCTATTATTCCTATGTCTATTAATTCAAACGTTTATTTTCCTAGAAATGCAGATTATATGATGCAGGCAGAGAGTTTTTCTAAGGTGGCACCGGCACCGATATACACTCCAAAGACCATCGATATAACTGGGAATATAAATGTTACTTTTCAATTAAAAAAATAA
- a CDS encoding DUF748 domain-containing protein, with the protein MSKKRKLIIFFFLVSVIIIGLLKLPSYAKKVTVNRLEKITGRKISSEKLRINYFTSTLYLENFKIFEKDEKSIFVAFDSFDININPIQLIMRTLYIKEVTLVNPQIHLEFLDNRRNFDDILERFAQDKIKESEAPEEQKDASKGFLKNIEIMNIAIENLTLYYLDEIIETNNKFTLKSPEVIYGNNIFKFSTKIDFLDESIADMTFFYENPTSEFQGSLILENFVLSDKLYPVEKFLKLKDISGYMDLELQFNGNIKENVYIFSGDMLLNDFDVINDKKILSLRRGRFIFPTLDMKSWNFDISKIDLQGLYFDATQNPWEKEKKSYSETPEKNVKSLEKNIKIYIAKMIFSDSILIDENYRLSNLSLKIENFKNSMGTNFPVKLSLNLNGDTEIKTLSQITLLKDFKNDFSIGPESISGAGNIEIKGKNLSFVEKFTKEKLPFQISSGDFSYSGNYDYIFPLFSLGVEFSADKIGIKDKDNSEYSLDIEKTNLNNQFTLDVAQYIYDFTGVAKLENFKFSKKDGSLMLGSGSIEGEISSIKGSTYLLDSLNTQGFYVNISPKTSSEKDPEKDSSFPKLNIKNVTMKDGNISHSDFKMGNMNFTGSNIGTLKGASSMDLSFLYNNSSPVKFDGKIIKDDIIKNQDDLKDMALSGEISAKKIDLQDIDFILNKRPYTLKGVLNIDSSMLYKGAALKTKNSLYGEKIGLFQRKGDDSIEFENSTANFDLNIKNSDFQILGGEFVFNEVMGRTLNKRPMVSIEAISLTLPKADKKKVSISNIKVIKPVVNLQIFKNKDNLIFTKKSENDDSEDITLESDSSLPEVKISKGTISDGKLNFFTEDINYSLKDIELSLKNFSTSKDSEFSVDVESGLTGIGKLDINAVSSLEKNWDFSPKSFNLDGFLKISNLDLLDFNDFLDKYLPNRFDSGKIYYTGKMDLKKGKFSGENILTVKNVQLGKKTGVESPVPLGLAVKVLKDRKNQLVLDLPVSGDFNNPTFKIHKVIWQTITNILVRAAASPVTILANTFNFNSEEIQTVSFDPLSSDLSAKEIEKLEKIAEVLEAKENFRVSFTLFNNLETEKDLLNEKLKESMIFKRDTDEKKLKREIYSIMIKRRRNIVEFFENRLLEKKVDVELSTVRRETPQASVDFIIE; encoded by the coding sequence GTGAGTAAAAAAAGAAAATTAATTATATTTTTTTTCTTGGTGTCAGTCATAATCATAGGTCTTTTAAAATTACCATCTTATGCTAAAAAAGTTACTGTGAATCGTCTAGAAAAAATCACAGGGCGTAAAATTTCTTCGGAAAAATTAAGGATCAATTATTTTACATCGACCCTATACTTGGAGAATTTTAAGATTTTTGAAAAAGATGAAAAAAGTATCTTTGTGGCTTTTGATTCTTTTGATATAAATATTAATCCTATTCAGCTTATAATGAGAACCCTGTATATAAAAGAGGTTACCCTTGTTAACCCTCAGATTCATTTAGAATTTTTAGATAATAGAAGAAACTTTGATGATATACTTGAGAGGTTTGCACAGGACAAGATAAAAGAAAGCGAGGCTCCTGAGGAACAGAAGGATGCTTCAAAGGGATTTTTGAAAAATATAGAGATCATGAATATAGCTATAGAAAATCTTACTCTCTATTATTTAGACGAAATAATAGAGACAAACAATAAGTTTACTTTAAAATCTCCTGAAGTTATCTATGGAAATAATATTTTTAAATTTTCCACAAAGATCGATTTTTTAGATGAAAGTATTGCAGATATGACATTTTTTTATGAAAATCCGACTTCTGAGTTTCAGGGAAGCCTTATTCTTGAAAACTTTGTGCTTTCTGACAAACTATACCCTGTCGAGAAGTTTCTAAAACTTAAAGATATAAGTGGTTATATGGATCTAGAACTTCAGTTCAACGGAAATATAAAGGAGAATGTTTATATATTTTCCGGGGATATGTTACTAAATGATTTTGATGTAATTAATGATAAAAAAATACTCTCTTTGAGACGAGGAAGGTTTATTTTCCCAACCTTAGACATGAAGAGCTGGAATTTTGATATTTCCAAAATAGATCTTCAAGGATTATATTTTGATGCTACACAGAATCCGTGGGAAAAAGAGAAAAAGAGTTATTCTGAAACCCCTGAAAAAAATGTGAAATCGCTGGAAAAAAATATCAAAATTTATATAGCTAAAATGATTTTTTCAGATTCTATTCTGATAGATGAAAATTATAGACTGAGTAACCTCTCTCTGAAAATAGAGAATTTTAAAAACTCCATGGGGACAAATTTTCCTGTTAAATTAAGCTTGAATTTAAACGGAGATACTGAAATAAAAACCCTGTCGCAGATTACACTTTTAAAAGATTTTAAAAATGACTTTTCAATCGGTCCAGAGTCTATTTCCGGTGCGGGAAATATAGAGATAAAAGGTAAGAATTTATCTTTTGTGGAAAAATTTACAAAGGAAAAACTTCCTTTTCAAATTTCATCAGGAGACTTTTCTTACAGTGGAAATTATGACTATATTTTTCCTCTTTTTTCTCTAGGGGTTGAATTCAGTGCCGACAAGATAGGCATAAAGGACAAAGACAACTCGGAGTATTCATTGGATATAGAAAAAACAAATCTGAACAATCAATTTACCCTAGATGTTGCACAATACATTTATGATTTTACAGGAGTGGCAAAACTTGAAAACTTTAAGTTTTCCAAAAAAGACGGATCTCTAATGCTAGGGAGCGGGAGTATAGAGGGGGAGATAAGCTCTATCAAGGGCAGCACCTATCTGCTAGATTCTCTAAATACCCAGGGCTTCTATGTGAATATATCACCTAAAACAAGCAGTGAAAAAGATCCTGAAAAAGACAGTAGTTTTCCAAAACTGAATATAAAAAATGTGACTATGAAAGATGGAAATATTTCCCATTCTGACTTTAAAATGGGAAACATGAATTTTACAGGTTCAAATATAGGAACTTTAAAGGGGGCATCGTCCATGGATTTATCCTTCCTTTACAACAACAGTTCCCCAGTGAAGTTTGATGGGAAAATTATAAAAGATGATATTATTAAAAATCAGGACGATCTAAAAGATATGGCCTTATCTGGTGAGATTTCAGCCAAAAAAATTGACCTTCAAGATATAGACTTTATCCTAAATAAGAGACCCTATACGCTGAAGGGAGTGCTAAATATAGACAGCAGCATGCTATATAAGGGCGCCGCCCTCAAAACAAAGAACTCTCTTTACGGTGAAAAAATTGGCCTTTTCCAGAGGAAAGGGGATGACAGTATAGAATTTGAAAATTCCACCGCGAACTTTGATCTTAACATTAAAAATTCAGATTTTCAGATTTTAGGCGGAGAGTTTGTATTTAACGAAGTAATGGGGAGAACTCTAAATAAGAGACCTATGGTCAGTATAGAGGCTATTTCTCTTACCCTTCCTAAAGCAGATAAGAAAAAAGTATCAATAAGCAATATTAAAGTAATAAAGCCTGTGGTCAATCTTCAAATTTTTAAAAATAAAGACAACCTCATCTTCACGAAAAAGTCAGAAAATGATGATTCGGAAGACATAACTCTAGAGAGCGATTCCTCATTGCCAGAGGTTAAAATCTCTAAAGGAACTATTTCAGATGGTAAATTGAACTTTTTTACCGAGGATATAAATTATTCTTTAAAAGATATAGAATTGTCCTTGAAAAACTTTTCTACATCAAAGGATAGTGAATTCTCAGTAGATGTAGAGAGTGGACTTACGGGCATAGGGAAGCTAGACATCAATGCAGTCTCGTCCTTGGAAAAAAATTGGGATTTTTCCCCAAAAAGTTTTAATCTTGACGGGTTTTTAAAGATTTCAAATCTAGACCTCCTTGATTTCAATGATTTTCTTGATAAATATCTTCCAAATAGATTTGATTCTGGAAAGATATACTACACTGGAAAAATGGACCTGAAAAAGGGGAAATTTTCTGGTGAAAATATACTTACTGTGAAAAATGTCCAACTTGGTAAAAAGACGGGTGTAGAGTCACCGGTTCCTCTAGGGCTTGCAGTGAAAGTTTTAAAGGACAGAAAAAATCAGCTGGTACTTGACCTGCCAGTGTCAGGTGATTTTAACAATCCTACTTTTAAGATACATAAAGTCATATGGCAGACCATCACCAATATACTTGTAAGGGCTGCAGCTTCACCTGTGACAATACTGGCGAACACGTTTAACTTCAACAGTGAAGAGATACAGACTGTTTCCTTTGATCCTCTGTCATCTGATCTCAGTGCAAAAGAGATCGAAAAGCTAGAGAAAATTGCAGAGGTACTAGAAGCAAAAGAAAATTTCAGAGTGAGCTTTACGCTCTTCAATAATTTAGAAACAGAAAAGGATCTTTTAAATGAAAAATTAAAAGAAAGTATGATATTTAAAAGAGACACTGATGAAAAAAAGCTGAAGAGGGAAATATATTCTATAATGATAAAAAGAAGAAGGAATATAGTTGAGTTTTTTGAAAATAGACTCCTAGAAAAAAAAGTAGATGTGGAACTTTCAACAGTAAGAAGAGAGACCCCACAGGCATCTGTAGATTTCATAATTGAATAG
- the pepV gene encoding dipeptidase PepV → MNLQEIALSYKDDVIKSIQEAIRIKSVEETPLPGKPFGEGPAEALRYFLQLGEHLGFEVENFDNYAGHIDFGSGDETIGILGHVDVVPEGEGWSHPPYAGEIGDGKIYGRGVLDDKGPMITCLYAMKAIKDSGLKTGKKIRMILGANEETGWGCMNHYFGKLNMPHPDLSFTPDSTFPVTFAEKGIMQVVLKKTYKNSENIKIKGGNAFNSVSEKAFLEISEESGKRIANYLPEFNKDKDYGIKVEKISENLIITSAGKSAHASRPDKGYNAVSALMTLISESGYRGETLEDVAKFFSEKIKMETDGKSMGIAFEDKDSGQLTLNIGMISLENKKLEISIDIRYPVTIEKNAVLEGIGKSATEFGMEIEVKGGKDPLYIPRDNFLVKTLMDVYKDVTCDIEAKPIAIGGGTYARAIKNCVAFGALLKDQEDNMHQKDEYLEISKIDAWLKIYAEAIYKLAK, encoded by the coding sequence ATGAACTTACAGGAGATAGCTCTGAGCTATAAAGACGATGTAATAAAATCAATACAAGAGGCAATCAGAATAAAAAGTGTAGAGGAGACTCCCCTTCCTGGTAAACCTTTCGGAGAGGGGCCTGCTGAGGCACTTAGATATTTTCTTCAGTTAGGAGAACATTTGGGCTTTGAAGTAGAAAATTTTGATAACTATGCAGGTCATATAGATTTTGGATCTGGAGATGAGACAATCGGTATCTTAGGACATGTTGACGTAGTACCTGAGGGTGAGGGATGGAGCCATCCGCCCTATGCAGGAGAGATCGGAGACGGTAAAATATACGGACGAGGTGTCCTTGATGACAAGGGGCCTATGATAACATGCCTTTATGCAATGAAGGCCATCAAAGATTCTGGCCTCAAAACAGGTAAAAAAATAAGAATGATTCTCGGTGCAAATGAGGAAACCGGCTGGGGATGCATGAATCATTATTTTGGAAAACTTAATATGCCACATCCGGATCTTTCTTTTACACCCGATTCCACTTTCCCTGTTACCTTTGCTGAAAAAGGAATCATGCAGGTAGTTTTAAAGAAAACATACAAAAATTCAGAAAATATCAAAATAAAAGGTGGAAATGCCTTCAATTCTGTTTCTGAAAAAGCCTTTTTAGAAATTTCAGAAGAATCTGGAAAAAGAATAGCAAATTATCTTCCTGAATTCAACAAAGATAAAGATTATGGTATAAAAGTGGAAAAAATATCAGAAAATCTTATTATTACATCGGCAGGTAAATCTGCACATGCTTCTAGACCTGATAAAGGATACAATGCCGTATCTGCACTTATGACTCTTATCTCTGAGTCTGGGTATAGGGGAGAGACTTTAGAAGATGTAGCAAAATTTTTCTCTGAAAAAATAAAAATGGAAACTGATGGTAAATCCATGGGAATAGCTTTTGAAGACAAGGATTCCGGACAGCTTACTCTGAACATAGGTATGATCTCTTTAGAAAACAAAAAACTAGAGATCTCTATCGATATTCGGTATCCAGTTACAATTGAAAAAAATGCAGTGTTAGAAGGAATAGGGAAGAGTGCTACAGAATTTGGTATGGAGATTGAGGTCAAAGGAGGAAAAGACCCTCTATACATTCCTAGAGATAACTTCCTTGTCAAGACACTCATGGATGTTTACAAGGACGTGACTTGCGACATTGAAGCCAAACCCATAGCTATAGGGGGAGGTACCTATGCCAGAGCGATTAAAAACTGCGTGGCATTTGGTGCTCTACTGAAAGATCAGGAAGACAACATGCACCAGAAGGACGAATATCTTGAGATAAGCAAAATAGATGCTTGGCTCAAAATATATGCAGAAGCTATATATAAACTTGCAAAATAA